A part of Oncorhynchus kisutch isolate 150728-3 linkage group LG2, Okis_V2, whole genome shotgun sequence genomic DNA contains:
- the LOC116353562 gene encoding aggrecan core protein: MLLSLLLCAICPLVLPSSSTPSQASDDSRLLQVTIPTTPPLSAVLGGSLTLPCLVSLSHPPPNTNGRHAVLSLPRVKWSVLSQGHETEILVARGDRVKVSEDYKDRASLLHYVSSPADLTLRLEGLQYNDSGFYRCEVQQGLEDADDVAQVKVKGVVFHYRDASSRYAFTFTQARDACEEIGAHIATPEQLLAAYHSGYEQCDAGWLSDHSVRYPIQMPREGCFGDMDGHPGVRNYGLLEHDELYDVYCYVENIVGEVFHGSSPQSFTLWEAKAYCLAQGAELATTGQLYAAWNDGLNACSPGWLADGSVRYPIVTPRERCGGGEPGVRTVYRHLNQTGFPEAHTRHDTYCFRGNSNTHTESPHDYLATEPEDIGQDIVTLSEPLEEFSLGQVTEQVVSKEAQGSLSAILVPEEQHASVHIEKQGAVPGEQYPEQRAVPGEQYPEQRAVPGEQYPEQRAVPGEQYPEQRAVPGEQYPEQRAVPGEQYPEQRAVPGEQYPEQRAVPGEQYPEQGAVPGEQYPEQGAVPGEQYPEQRAVPGEQYPEQRAVPGEQYPEQGAVPGEQYPEQVAVPREQYPEQVAVPGEHGEEQGFVPGEHGAEQGAVTEEAYTKEDGEEQGAVPGQHGEEQGVVPGEQYPDQPGEEQGAVDGQGPTVVYHALPFPVEPQDPFTPTSFPQDLEPTEDTWQPVKEVSNPETYQPSPEGANVDLNYPVTPYDELNANPTLYPPSRETNYDSGDLTTAHEDNISSPDPYQPLSESNVESGELSIEGVPGTALEAPVPTTGYEEVDRSSDPQPLPGTTPESGESQYGISEEIHLQTGITQETEHYTFTSETADYNVSGVEATTSHDSSPEEQLESGLPTPPEEDHSGDEHVIQEHVTDTDSVYPSTSYDLSGGSIRPEGAIAGGVEETSVSSTSPHEETELFPDQSTTQPPYWESTPEYRRTNSVDHSASVLLPEEHTTSLDSLVLQTGENSGSATAESGDLATLSPVEMDPYELIPTSEYAFDPTQEQSGVMSPDSSTLDEHVEQEAGGTVDSLQEVSMGSTDLGSVPTDKVLTVTYDTGSSEASGVHEGMLDVTLLTSPKPITYSPPTQRSVEGSSPGDFITFIPETSVPSGFDPLEEGLEKVEQEGLGEIPEVVETTTPETASGEEGSGDEQNGQEVSGEEESGQEVSGDEESGQEASGDKESGQEASGDEESGQEASGDEESGQEASGDKESGQEAVGDKESGQEVSGDKESGQETSGDEESGQEASGDKESGQEASGDKESGQEASGDKESGQEASGDEESGQEASGDKESGQDASGDKESGQEVSGDKESGQEVSGDEESGQEVSGDEESGQEVSGDEESGQEVSGDEESGQEMSGQEASGDEESAQEASGDKESGQEASGDEDSDQELSGNEDSDQEVSGQEGVESGSGEEHSASADSADSGESSLILEPEVPYINETVTPINGTTVNSTDESEPESSTDAPSTDMEITLLPDLYQTPVPSPTVPQESRADADLEYSGETSVTEDPDSITPPTEEPEETPSPTPTTEDYDDQTTTAAPLYPEDVDEEKLITTSTTPRFGNISDACLDNPCSNGGTCVDIGSSTRCLCLPTYGGDMCQTDLEVCEPGWEKFMGFCYQHFTKRQGWEVAEQHCRLCGGHLISVMTPEEQDYINDKYREYQWTGLNDRTIEGDFRWSDGNPLLYENWYRGQPDSYFLSGEDCVVMVWHDGGRWSDVPCNYHLSYTCKKGTSFCGQPPIIANAKVFGKSHLRYETNSKVRYYCEEGFLQTQNPVIKCLSNGQWEEALITCHPALTNLAEREQKVTTPPYQNEGVEVVDTATEKATSGFWDIKWN; this comes from the exons ATGCTCCTGTCTTTGCTGCTGTGTGCCATCTGTCCGCTCGTCCTACCGTCCTCCTCTACCCCCAGCCAAGCCTCAG ATGACTCCAGACTCCTACAGGTGACCATCCCTACGACCCCTCCCTTATCTGCCGTCTTGGGGGGCTCTCTTACCCTACCTTGCCTGGTGTCTCTGTCCCACCCGCCCCCCAACACAAATGGCCGCCACGCCGTACTCTCCCTACCCAGGGTCAAGTGGAGCGTGCTGTCCCAGGGACACGAGACTGAGATCCTGGTGGCCCGAGGGGACAGGGTGAAGGTCAGCGAGGACTACAAGGACCGAGCCTCCCTGCTCCATTACGTCTCCTCCCCAGCCGACCTCACCCTGAGGCTGGAGGGCCTGCAGTACAACGACTCTGGCTTCTACCGCTGTGAGGTGCAGCAGGGCCTGGAGGATGCCGACGATGTGGCTCAGGTCAAGGTCAAAG GGGTGGTGTTCCACTACCGGGATGCTTCCAGTCGCTATGCCTTTACCTTTACGCAGGCCCGGGACGCCTGTGAAGAGATCGGGGCTCACATCGCCACCCCAGAGCAGCTCTTGGCAGCCTACCACAGTGGCTATGAGCAGTGTGATGCGGGCTGGCTCTCAGACCACTCAGTGAG ATATCCCATCCAGATGCCACGAGAGGGATGTTTTGGAGACATGGACGGGCATCCTGGAGTGAGGAACTATGGGCTGCTGGAACATGATGAGCTGTACGATGTATACTGTTATGTGGAGAATATAGTGG GGGAAGTGTTCCATGGCTCTTCCCCCCAAAGTTTCACCCTGTGGGAAGCTAAGGCCTATTGTCTGGCTCAGGGAGCGGAGCTGGCCACCACAGGTCAGCTGTATGCAGCCTGGAATGACGGACTGAACGCCTGCAGCCCGGGGTGGTTGGCTGATGGGAGTGTACGCTACCCCATTGTCACTCCCAGGGAGCGTTGTGGTGGAGGGGAGCCTGGGGTCAGGACTGTCTATCGCCATTTGAACCAGACAGGCTTTCCAGAGGCACACACTCGCCACGACACTTACTGCTTCCGAG gcaacagcaacacacacaccgaatCTCCCCATGATTACCTGGCTACAGAGCCAGAGGACATCGGCCAGGACATTGTGACGCTGTCTGAGCCTCTGGAGGAATTCAGCCTGGGTCAGGTGACAGAGCAGGTGGTGAGCAAAGAAGCTCAGGGCTCCCTGTCTGCCATCCTTGTTCCAGAGGAGCAGCACGCATCAGTGCATATAGAGAAGCAAGGGGCTGTCCCTGGGGAGCAGTACCCAGAGCAGAGGGCTGTCCCTGGGGAGCAGTACCCAGAGCAGAGGGCTGTCCCTGGAGAGCAGTACCCAGAGCAGAGGGCTGTCCCTGGAGAGCAGTACCCAGAGCAGAGGGCTGTCCCTGGGGAGCAGTACCCAGAGCAGAGGGCTGTCCCTGGGGAGCAGTACCCAGAGCAGAGGGCTGTCCCTGGAGAGCAGTACCCAGAGCAGAGGGCTGTCCCTGGAGAGCAGTACCCAGAGCAGGGGGCTGTCCCTGGAGAGCAGTACCCAGAGCAGGGGGCTGTCCCTGGAGAGCAGTACCCAGAGCAGAGGGCTGTCCCTGGGGAGCAGTACCCCGAGCAGAGGGCTGTCCCTGGAGAGCAGTACCCAGAGCAGGGGGCTGTCCCTGGGGAGCAGTACCCAGAGCAGGTGGCTGTCCCTAGGGAGCAGTACCCAGAGCAGGTGGCTGTCCCTGGGGAGCACGGAGAAGAACAGGGGTTTGTTCCTGGAGAACACGGAGCGGAGCAGGGGGCTGTTACTGAGGAGGCATACAccaaggaggatggagaggagcaAGGGGCTGTGCCTGGGCAGCACGGAGAGGAACAGGGGGTTGTTCCTGGGGAGCAGTACCCAGACCAGCctggagaggagcagggggccGTCGATGGCCAGGGCCCTACTGTTGTCTATCACGCCCTACCCTTTCCAGTTGAACCCCAAGACCCATTCACCCCCACATCCTTCCCCCAAGACCTGGAGCCCACAGAGGACACCTGGCAGCCGGTGAAAGAGGTCAGCAACCCAGAAACATATCAGCCTTCCCCTGAGGGGGCAAACGTAGACTTAAACTACCCAGTCACACCCTATGATGAGCTGAATGCAAACCCAACACTGTATCCACCTTCTCGCGAGACAAATTATGACTCAGGTGATCTTACAACTGCTCATGAAGACAACATTAGTAGCCCCGATCCCTACCAGCCCTTGTCAGAGTCAAACGTGGAATCAGGAGAGCTCTCAATAGAGGGTGTTCCAGGGACGGCTCTGGAGGCCCCCGTGCCCACCACAGGGTATGAGGAGGTGGACAGGTCCAGTGATCCACAGCCCTTGCCTGGCACAACCCCTGAGAGTGGTGAGTCTCAGTATGGTATTTCAGAGGAAATCCATCTGCAAACAGGGATCACCCAGGAGACCGAACACTACACTTTTACCTCTGAGACCGCAGACTACAATGTATCAGGAGTTGAAGCCACTACTAGTCATGACAGCTCTCCAGAGGAGCAACTGGAAAGTGGGCTGCCCACACCTCCTGAGGAGGACCACTCCGGAGATGAGCACGTCATCCAGGAGCATGTcacagacacagactcggtcTACCCAAGCACCTCTTACGACCTCTCAGGAGGGTCCATCAGGCCTGAGGGAGCCATCGCTGGGGGTGTTGAGGAGACATCTGTATCTTCCACTTCACCTCACGAGGAAACGGAGCTCTTCCCTGACCAGTCCACCACTCAGCCTCCATACTGGGAGAGCACACCTGAATACCGGCGTACCAACTCTGTGGACCACAGTGCCAGTGTCCTTCTCCCTGAGGAGCATACCACATCACTGGACTCATTGGTCCTTCAGACAGGGGAGAACAGTGGCTCTGCTACGGCTGAGTCAGGAGACCTGGCTACCCTAAGCCCAGTGGAGATGGACCCCTATGAACTGATCCCTACCTCTGAATATG CTTTTGACCCCACTCAGGAGCAGTCTGGTGTCATGTCACCCGACTCCTCTACCCTAGATGAGCATGTGgagcaggaggcaggaggcacaGTGGACTCATTACAAGAGGTTTCCATGGGCTCCACTGACCTGGGTTCAGTTCCAACTGACAAAGTCCTCACAGTTACTTATGACACTGGCTCTAGTGAAGCCTCTGGGGTCCACGAGGGAATGCTTGACGTTACCCTCTTGACATCCCCCAAACCTATTACCTATTCCCCCCCGACCCAGCGTTCCGTGGAGGGCAGCTCCCCAGGTGACTTCATAACCTTCATCCCAGAAACCAGCGTTCCATCTGGGTTTGATCCTCTGGAGGAAGGGCTGGAGAAGGTGGAGCAAGAGGGGTTGGGTGAAATCCCAGAAGTAGTTGAAACTACTACCCCAGAGACAGCTTCTGgtgaggaggggagtggagatgAGCAGAATGGTCAGGAGgtgagtggagaagaggagagtggtcAGGAGGTGAGTGGAGACGAGGAGAGTGGTCAGGAGGCGAGTGGAGACAAGGAGAGTGGTCAGGAGGCGAGTGGAGACGAGGAGAGTGGTCAGGAGGCGAGTGGAGACGAGGAGAGTGGTCAGGAGGCGAGTGGAGACAAGGAGAGTGGTCAGGAGGCGGTTGGAGACAAGGAGAGTGGTCAGGAGGTGAGTGGAGACAAGGAGAGTGGTCAGGAGACGAGTGGAGATGAGGAGAGTGGTCAGGAGGCGAGTGGAGACAAGGAGAGTGGTCAGGAGGCGAGTGGAGACAAGGAGAGTGGTCAGGAGGCGAGTGGAGACAAGGAGAGTGGTCAGGAGGCGAGTGGAGACGAGGAGAGTGGTCAGGAGGCGAGTGGAGACAAGGAGAGTGGTCAGGATGCGAGTGGAGACAAGGAGAGTGGTCAGGAGGTGAGTGGAGACAAGGAGAGTGGTCAGGAGGTGAGTGGAGATGAGGAGAGTGGTCAGGAGGTGAGTGGAGATGAGGAGAGTGGTCAGGAGGTGAGTGGAGACGAGGAGAGTGGTCAGGAGGTGAGTGGAGACGAGGAGAGTGGTCAGGAGATGAGTGGTCAGGAGGCGAGTGGAGACGAGGAGAGTGCTCAGGAGGCAAGTGGAGACAAGGAGAGTGGTCAGGAGGCGAGTGGAGATGAGGACAGTGACCAGGAGCTGAGTGGAAATGAGGACAGTGACCAGGAGGTGAGTGGCCAAGAGGGAGTAGAGTCCGGCTCAGGCGAGGAGCACTCTGCATCTGCTGATTCTGCTGATTCTGGAGAAAGCTCACTGATCCTTGAACCAGAAGTCCCATACATCAATGAAACTGTCACTCCCATCAATGGCACAACTGTCAATAGCACAGATGAAAGCGAGCCTGAGTCGAGCACAGATGCGCCTTCTACTGACATGGAGATCACGCTGCTCCCTGATTTGTACCAGACCCCCGTGCCCTCCCCCACCGTACCCCAGGAGTCCCGGGCCGATGCAGATCTGGAGTACAGTGGGGAGACCTCAGTCACGGAGGACCCTGACTCCATCACTccacccactgaggagcctgaagaGACCCCCAGCCCGACGCCCACCACAGAGGACTACGATGACCAGACTACGACGGCAGCACCCCTATATCCAGAGGACGTTGATGAGGAGAAACTGATTACCACTTCTACTACTCCAAGATTTGGGAACATTTCAG ATGCCTGCCTAGATAATCCTTGTTCCAACGGGGGAACATGTGTGGACATTGGGTCTTCAACCAGGTGCCTTTGCTTGCCCACCTATGGAGGAGACATGTGCCAGACAG ACCTGGAGGTGTGTGAGCCGGGTTGGGAAAAGTTCATGGGCTTCTGTTACCAACATTTCACCAAGCGTCAGGGCTGGGAGGTGGCAGAGCAGCACTGTCGTTTGTGTGGCGGTCACCTGATCTCGGTCATGACCCCTGAGGAACAGGACTACATTAATG ATAAGTACAGAGAGTACCAGTGGACGGGACTGAATGACAGGACCATAGAGGGAGACTTCCGCTGGTCTGACGGGAATCCTCTG TTGTACGAGAACTGGTACCGGGGCCAGCCGGACAGTTACTTCCTGTCTGGAGAGGACTGTGTGGTGATGGTATGGCATGACGGGGGGCGCTGGAGCGATGTGCCCTGTAACTACCACCTCTCCTACACCTGCAAGAAGGGCACCT CTTTCTGTGGCCAACCCCCCATCATTGCCAATGCCAAGGTGTTTGGTAAGTCGCATCTGCGCTACGAGACCAACTCCAAGGTGCGTTACTACTGTGAAGAAGGATTCCTCCAGACACAGAACCCCGTCATTAAGTGCCTATCCAACGGCCAATGGGAGGAGGCTTTGATCACCTGTCACCCTG CCCTGACCAACTTGGCAGAGCGAGAGCAGAAGGTCACAACGCCACCCTATCAGAACGagggggtggaggtggtggacACAGCCACGGAGAAAGCCACTTCAGGGTTCTGGGACATCAAGTGGAACTAA
- the hapln2 gene encoding hyaluronan and proteoglycan link protein 2 isoform X1: MNCAAILILTASCFSWTSTIYLPNKQETKKLKYLLEPPVYVEVTSLRGGNATLPCVLRFKPSHYKVKWTKLEPLRRGSENIVMITNGSAHKPYGLLGPRASLRKTHAMDASLQLSNLELEDDGRYRCELINGMVFPYQSRNGRYKFTYKEAKEACAEQDGTLATFKQLYRAWTEGLDWCNAGWLIDGTVRYPILHPRAECGGELLPGIRSYGPRDRIREHFDAFCFTSRTTGFVFFVGQPLTFGEAMQACRGEGAELALVGQLYSAWRFLSYDRCDGGWLKDGSVRFPITTPRERCGGIPEAGVRTFGYPNKTLRLYGAYCYR, from the exons ATGAACTGTGCTGCTATTTTGATACTAACCGCAAGTTGTTTCAGTTGGACGTCTACTATTTATCTGCCAAACAAACAAG AAACAAAGAAACTGAAGTATCTGCTTGAGCCTCCTGTTTATGTTGAAGTAACCAGCCTTCGGGGAGGAAATGCCACTTTGCCATGTGTACTGCGATTCAAACCAAGCCATTACAAGGTGAAATGGACAAAACTGGAACCACTTCGTCGTGGAAGCGAGAACATTGTCATGATCACAAACGGTTCAGCCCACAAACCCTATGGCCTGCTTGGGCCACGGGCCTCGCTTCGTAAGACTCATGCCATGGATGCCTCACTACAACTCAGCAACTTGGAACTAGAAGACGATGGTAGATATCGCTGTGAGCTGATCAACG GGATGGTGTTTCCATATCAGAGCAGAAATGGCCGTTACAAATTCACCTACAAGGAAGCTAaggaggcctgtgctgaacaggATGGCACATTGGCCACATTCAAGCAGCTATACAGAG CCTGGACAGAGGGTCTGGATTGGTGCAACGCGGGATGGCTCATCGATGGGACAGTCCGCTACCCCATCCTGCACCCACGAGCAGAATGTGGGGGGGAGCTGCTACCTGGCATTCGCAGCTATGGCCCCCGGGACAGGATCCGGGAACACTTTGATGCCTTCTGTTTCACCTCTAGAACCACAG gCTTTGTGTTCTTCGTTGGACAGCCACTCACATTTGGGGAGGCAATGCAGGCATGTAGGGGTGAGGGAGCAGAGTTAGCTCTTGTTGGACAGCTCTATTCGGCCTGGCGTTTCCTGAGCTATGACCGCTGTGATGGAGGTTGGTTGAAGGACGGCAGTGTGCGTTTCCCTATCACCACCCCTAGAGAGCGCTGTGGCGGTATTCCCGAGGCTGGGGTGCGCACCTTTGGGTACCCCAACAAGACCCTGCGTCTCTATGGTGCCTACTGCTACAGGTAG
- the hapln2 gene encoding hyaluronan and proteoglycan link protein 2 isoform X2, with translation MNCAAILILTASCFSWTSTIYLPNKQETKKLKYLLEPPVYVEVTSLRGGNATLPCVLRFKPSHYKVKWTKLEPLRRGSENIVMITNGSAHKPYGLLGPRASLRKTHAMDASLQLSNLELEDDGRYRCELINGIEDESVIITLRIEGMVFPYQSRNGRYKFTYKEAKEACAEQDGTLATFKQLYRAWTEGLDWCNAGWLIDGTVRYPILHPRAECGGELLPGIRSYGPRDRIREHFDAFCFTSRTTGFVFFVGQPLTFGEAMQACRGEGAELALVGQLYSAWRFLSYDRCDGGWLKDGSVRFPITTPRERCGGIPEAGVRTFGYPNKTLRLYGAYCYR, from the exons ATGAACTGTGCTGCTATTTTGATACTAACCGCAAGTTGTTTCAGTTGGACGTCTACTATTTATCTGCCAAACAAACAAG AAACAAAGAAACTGAAGTATCTGCTTGAGCCTCCTGTTTATGTTGAAGTAACCAGCCTTCGGGGAGGAAATGCCACTTTGCCATGTGTACTGCGATTCAAACCAAGCCATTACAAGGTGAAATGGACAAAACTGGAACCACTTCGTCGTGGAAGCGAGAACATTGTCATGATCACAAACGGTTCAGCCCACAAACCCTATGGCCTGCTTGGGCCACGGGCCTCGCTTCGTAAGACTCATGCCATGGATGCCTCACTACAACTCAGCAACTTGGAACTAGAAGACGATGGTAGATATCGCTGTGAGCTGATCAACGGTATTGAGGATGAGAGCGTCATCATTACATTGAGGATAGAAG GGATGGTGTTTCCATATCAGAGCAGAAATGGCCGTTACAAATTCACCTACAAGGAAGCTAaggaggcctgtgctgaacaggATGGCACATTGGCCACATTCAAGCAGCTATACAGAG CCTGGACAGAGGGTCTGGATTGGTGCAACGCGGGATGGCTCATCGATGGGACAGTCCGCTACCCCATCCTGCACCCACGAGCAGAATGTGGGGGGGAGCTGCTACCTGGCATTCGCAGCTATGGCCCCCGGGACAGGATCCGGGAACACTTTGATGCCTTCTGTTTCACCTCTAGAACCACAG gCTTTGTGTTCTTCGTTGGACAGCCACTCACATTTGGGGAGGCAATGCAGGCATGTAGGGGTGAGGGAGCAGAGTTAGCTCTTGTTGGACAGCTCTATTCGGCCTGGCGTTTCCTGAGCTATGACCGCTGTGATGGAGGTTGGTTGAAGGACGGCAGTGTGCGTTTCCCTATCACCACCCCTAGAGAGCGCTGTGGCGGTATTCCCGAGGCTGGGGTGCGCACCTTTGGGTACCCCAACAAGACCCTGCGTCTCTATGGTGCCTACTGCTACAGGTAG